One part of the Arabidopsis thaliana chromosome 1 sequence genome encodes these proteins:
- the ZKT gene encoding protein containing PDZ domain, a K-box domain, and a TPR region (protein containing PDZ domain, a K-box domain, and a TPR region (ZKT); FUNCTIONS IN: binding; INVOLVED IN: response to wounding; LOCATED IN: chloroplast thylakoid membrane, chloroplast stroma, chloroplast, chloroplast envelope; EXPRESSED IN: 23 plant structures; EXPRESSED DURING: 15 growth stages; CONTAINS InterPro DOMAIN/s: Tetratricopeptide-like helical (InterPro:IPR011990), PDZ/DHR/GLGF (InterPro:IPR001478), Tetratricopeptide repeat-containing (InterPro:IPR013026), Tetratricopeptide repeat (InterPro:IPR019734); BEST Arabidopsis thaliana protein match is: rubredoxin family protein (TAIR:AT5G17170.2); Has 316 Blast hits to 316 proteins in 83 species: Archae - 2; Bacteria - 103; Metazoa - 8; Fungi - 2; Plants - 160; Viruses - 0; Other Eukaryotes - 41 (source: NCBI BLink).) has protein sequence MSLAPSSYPSLYSSPSLPRTQQTKQNPSLITQSSFISAKSLFLSSNSASLCNTHVAKRRNLALKASETESSAKAEAGGDGEEEEKYETYEIEVEQPYGLKFRKGRDGGTYIDAILPGGSADKTGKFTVGDRVIATSAVFGTEIWPAAEYGRTMYTIRQRIGPLLMQMEKRNGKAEDTGELTEKEIIRAERNAGYISSRLREIQMQNYLKKKEQKAQREKDLREGLQFSKNGKYEEALERFESVLGSKPTPEEASVASYNVACCYSKLNQVQAGLSALEEALKSGYEDFKRIRSDPDLETLRKSKDFDPLLKQFDESFINESAINAIKSLFGFNKK, from the exons ATGTCTTTAGCTCCGAGCAGTTATCCATCTCTGTATTCTTCGCCTTCACTGCCAAGAACCCAGCAAACCAAGCAAAACCCTAGTTTGATCACTCAATCCAGTTTCATTTCCGCCAAAAGTCTCTTCCTTTCGAGCAATTCGGCTTCTTTATGCAATACCCATGTTGCCAAACGCCGGAATTTAGCTTTGAAGGCGTCGGAGACAGAGTCTTCAGCTAAAGCTGAAGCAGGAggagacggagaagaagaagagaagtatGAAACATATGAAATTGAAGTGGAGCAGCCTTATGGTTTGAAATTCAGGAAAGGAAGAGATGGTGGCACTTACATTGATGCTATCTTACCAGGTGGATCAGCTGACAAAACCGGAAAGTTCACTGTTGGCGATAGAGTTATTGCCACaag TGCAGTATTTGGAACAGAGATTTGGCCTGCAGCTGAGTACGGTAGGACAATGTACACAATTCGTCAGAGAATTGGTCCCTTGCTTATGCaaatggagaagagaaatg GTAAGGCTGAAGATACTGGTGAGTTAACAGAGAAGGAGATCATAAGAGCTGAGAGAAATGCCGGATACATTAGCAgtagattgagagagattcAG ATGCAAAActatttgaagaagaaagaacagaaAGCTCAACGGGAGAAGGATCTTCGTGAAGGGCTGCAATTTTCCAA GAATGGTAAGTATGAGGAAGCATTGGAGAGGTTTGAGTCGGTGTTAGGTTCTAAACCAACACCAGAAGAAGCATCAGTTGCAAGTTACAATGTTGCTTGTTGCTACTCAAAGCTTAATCAG GTTCAAGCTGGTCTCTCGGCTCTGGAAGAAGCATTGAAGTCAGGATATGAAGATTTTAAG aGAATCAGAAGTGATCCAGATCTGGAAACTCTCAGGAAGTCGAAGGATTTCGATCCACTTCTGAAGCAATTCGACGAATCTTTCATCAATGAGAGTGCCATTAACGCCATCAAATCCTTGTTTGGCTTTAACAAGAAATAG